Within the Miscanthus floridulus cultivar M001 chromosome 2, ASM1932011v1, whole genome shotgun sequence genome, the region actagtccatccttaaccttgtcgtccatcctttgaaaaccgaaacgatttccatcgtaggggcatggccaccttgattgcccaatcgatctccattaccgtgacctaacttaattgtctctgcaaaacacacgttagtcacagtaatcacgtattgtcattaatcaccaaaacccaactaagggcctagatgctttcagctgtGTTGACCATCTTTGACTATGCCTTGAACAATGTTTTGTAGAGGGGCCGAAAATTCTGGTGATCTGTGTCGGAACTTTCGActcagatctgaacggttggtttctactatgagtataaatagctctctcatCTCTTCTAACCATGAACCACTCATTCATTGCTCACCAGCCTTCGTCCAAAACAACTCTCAAGCATTCAAGGcacctctctcctctcttctttgctctaatctttgattcccctagggttttgagtgaaaggagagtggattgagtgagagaatcactttggcaagcttgagcacttgatttcttcgtcaagccggttggatttgcatctattactcttgggttcttggaaccctagccggctaggcgtcgccaaagagcttccatcttgtggaagagccttggaaagtttgtattacccttgatttcttagtgaaaagctcaagtaacctttgtggttgctttgagagaggcaaggatgtggaaaagactccgaccttggtggtcacctcaacaacgaggacgtagaagttcctttgtggggttgccgaacctcaagATAAATTATtatgtcccgcgtgcttgttgttgttgttgagatttgtgctatcatatttgttcttgttggtttGTCTTCCTCCCCAACTCTCCTCTTAGGGTTTGAACTCGATCTACGAAGTGGTAACCTTTCGGCGTCAAATAAGCAACCCCAACACTTCACCTTACCACTagggagtggggttgtaagatatctttcaCTCAAAGTTCGTTTTAGCACTTATAGTGCAATTCTCGTAGATGCCGGAACTCCCGGttgtttgcgtcggaacttccgggTGCCGGAAGTCCTGATTCAAACTGTTGGGACTTTCGACTGTCACTGATATTTGACTTTGAGATTAAgcagaaatttttagatacgcctattcaccccctctaggcattgtttagatcctttcaacaGTTCGAACTGCGGCCTAGAGCGCTCGCGGTGttcacgacggcgacggcgaagccCTTACCGGCCTCGTGCTGCGCAAACACGCGCACGCGACGGTACGTGATCACGGCCGCCAAGCGCAGGACGATGCTCTGTCGTGGATCTTTCTGCGTAAATTCTCAAGGCCTGTGTTGCATGGTACTGTGTTCCTTCGTCTACTGCTAGCTTGTGTTGAGGTCCGGCAGCCAGCAACTTTGTTTGCATTGGAGTGCTTGCCTGTTGCATGGTACTATGCAGTGCCTGGCGGTCGGCTGGGATGTACCTGCGGGGAGAAGGGAGCCGGCCGTGGCTGGCTGCCGCCGGTTACTGTGGGCTGGTGATCGGCAGGACCATGAAGGGAAGCGGCGGCAACTTGCGACGGAAAAAATAAAAACCGCATAGAAAAAAGAGTGTGGGGTCACAATTTTGATATTTTGGAAGTTAAATATGGggtattcttggagatagcctctttttttttcctctctATGGAAATAAAATATggagaactcttggagatgctcttataagTTACTTCTGTTGGAAAGCATTTTCGGTGTCTTTGATTCCCGAACTTTCAAGATTGTCTGCTGCAAGTGTCTTCTCCATCAATATGCACCTGTGAGATACTATTGTGCCAAGCTTCATGTATACTGTATGTTGAGATGTTTGGCTTACTTTGATATCTTGATGGTTATCGATTTTGAATTGTTGCATTGTGAATCGTGCATTGTAAGTATCCAAGTTGATGGTTTACTCTACTTTGGTTGTGTAGTTCTTGAGGTACGCTGCACATCTGGATATTATACAGCTAGTACAATTTGAAAGCAAAGTTCGAAGTCCTGGCTCTTCCTTCGAAATGGAAGTTTGGAACTTCCAGAAATATCGGTAACATAAAATCCATGCTATCTTTTGTGCCTTTCAAAATTTGGATCATTGGTCCCAACGTTATTCAGGAAATCTGCTCGAATTTTATTGGCATCAGAATTCAGAAATCGTATTTCCTGTTATTCAGCTTCTGAGTGGAGCTATAAATTTTGTATTATCATTGATGGTGTGTTTTATTGTGTCATATTGCAGTACAGCAATTAAAAATAGTTCAAATTCAGATGTCATAAATTCCTGCAGAATCCAAGCAGCAAATGGTATAGCCTTTCTATAGTGTTAGCTGGCTCCCTTTCCATcctaaataaaaaaaaacagctATTTTGTATTGGATCCAGATCTACACAAACCAATGGCCTGAACAAATGTGGgccctattcgcttgaacttatcagtcatgTAACAAtacttttctctcacaataaaatcaACTTCAGACAGCTTATCAGCTGCacaaaccatcagccgaacagctaGATTATTTCATTTAGAAGGTACCTAGCCTTTTCCGCTAAAGCTCATCTTCGTCGAAGCCAAAGAAAAATGAGGAGAAAACTGATTAGAGTCAAATTATTTTGGAAATCCGTCCTGAGATGAAAGAATAATAAAACAACATGGCCACCCACCAAAGGTTTCCAAGCGAGGAGGTGGGGATGAAACCGGATAGGATGCAGATGGATATCCTGTATTTTCCATATATCCCGTGTTATCTCATAGTTTTTCTCGGATGTTAGAACCTGATACATCATGGGAAAATTAGTTCTATAGCATCTGAAGATGACCAATTTTGAAAAATAACATTGAAAGTTCGCCGTTCCGTAAAATAGCATCAAAAGGATTAAACGTTCCCCTAAACTAGCATTCCGTCATATTTGCAGTTAACGTCATCTGTTGGTCGTCGTTTGGTCCGTCCAAGCCTGTACTCAATGATTTTCCTCCGGCTCACGAACGGCCATGGCATCTTCCGCCGGGGCGTAGACACGCGCTCTGCTGCGGTGACTCCGTGAGGCTACTAGCGCCCGCGCGCCTTCGCTCGCCATTCGCGGCTGCCATGCGCGTGGTTTCCAACGACGACGTCAACATGTGGCACCGCTAGGAGGACGCACCGCCAATGGAGCTGCCCTTGCGAGGtgcagcggcgctgcgcggcACGATGATCTGCAAAAGATGGAAATATAATTATATACGTACATGGCTGAAACAATTAATATGGTCAATCAACAGATTGAGCGTTCGGCGGCCGCAAACAGCGAGCAGAGCTACGAGCGGAGATGCGCTAGTTACATTGATGCGGGCCGAGGCGTGGACACGGACGCCAACCTCGTGGGGTGTTCAGAAGTTGCAAGAGATCATGCCACCACCACACATACCACAAACTCATTTTTGGAACATTCTTGCTCTTATGCTGCTGGCACATCTGGAAACGCAGGAACAACACGGTCTTCCGGGATGATCGGACTACGCTGGCAGGCGCTTTGGCAGCGTGCAAGACAGAGGCAAACCTGTGGCGAGTCCATCTGCCAAGAAAAGATAGGCAGACAGCAGATGCATGGGCAGCTCTATCCTTACTGCCACAATGTAAACCTTACTGCCACAATGTAAACCTGAACTAGTCTTATCTTTGAACCGTGTACTGCTATGTATTTCAAACATCTGGCCTAGAGGGTCACTGAAATCAATATAATCTCAGGTGGGGGATCCTCCACCCAGTcgatttatcaaaaaaaaaaaaaaactcgtggGTTCACCGCAACGCAGCGCGGCCTGTATCTCGGACTGGAGCCCTGGACCATGGAGTGCAGCGAACGCGACTTGCACCTGGCGGATGCTACCATGACCGTTTGCTGACCCGCCTCGCTCGCATGTCACCGGCATGATCCTCCTCTCCGACGGGAAGGACACTTCCGGCTGCTGGACAAGCGTCAGTCCCGACGGCACCAAGAGCTACGCCGTCCTCGTGCCGTCAAAGCAGCCGGCCGGCGCCGATCCTCACGTTCGGCTTTGACATCGACCACGCCGCCGCGGAGGCCACGGGCGGCACCTTCTCCTTCGTCGGGAACTAGGCGGCGATCCAGGAATCTTTTGCGCTGTGTCAGCGGGCTCCTCTCGGTGGCCGTGCAGGAGGCGCGCGTCGCCGTCGCGTGCCTGCACCGGGGCGTCCGAGTCCAGGAAGTCAAGTCCGGCGCCGGGTCCAGGAAGTCAAGTCCGGCGCCTACGGCAGCCACTTGGGCGCCGATGGCCGCGCCGCCTCCATCGAAATGAATAGTCAGGAACGGCGTTAACGGCAAACGTGATAAAATGCTAATTTAGGGTAACGTTCGTTCTTTCAATACTATTTTACGGATCGGCAAACTTTGAATGGTATTTTCCAAACGTACCTATCTTTCAATGCTATAGAACTAATTTTCCCATACATCATTCGGATCTATCTCGTATACATATCAGAAATCCGATTTTGAGTATCCAAATTTCGATACAGTTGGACATTAAATATTCAGATTGAGATATGGACTATCCATATACAGCctattcgtttcggctgaaacgatcgtagattattactgctggctagtttggtgtgagagaaaaatattgttctggcttataatccacgatcgtttacgatcaaGCGAACGGACTGATAGTTTTTTTTAACTTTTCAGGACGGACAGATTTTAGGACACACGGCTCCCCTCCCATTCCTCACTCACCGGGTGTGTTTAGTTCGAGGAATGAGGTGGTCTATCATCTTCTTACTCCTCACTTTTTTATTTGGTTTGTAGAATAAAATGAGTTGATCTATCACTATATTATTCCTCATAAGCTATTAATTAGTATATGCATGAGAAATGAATTGATTTCCTTAAAATTCATGTGATAAACACGTGATGCATCACCTGGTGTGATTCCATTCTACGGACCAAACACACCTCCGTGTCACATCGTCGGCTCCGGATCAAACGACTCCGTGTCACATCGTCGGCTCCGGATCAAACGACTTCCACGGACCAAACACACCTCCGTGTCACATCGTCGGCTCCGGATCAAACGACTGCCCGGGCCCGCCGCGGCCTCCACACCATCGTGGTTCGTTCCGACTTCCGACCTCTTCGCCTCCCGCTGCTGCCTTCTCCCAATTTTAAGACCGTCACAAAGCAAAATTTAGACCACCCAAACCCAGGTGCAAATCCCACCCTCCCTCCCTGGCTCCCTCCCCACCTCCTCACCTGCGAGGATGCTGCTCGTCAGCCAGGCCGCGAACGGCTCCCTCTCCGCGCGGCGGCTGCCGTCGAAGCCGCCGGGGCCCTCCACCACCAACCCCTACCCGCTCTTCGCCAACCCTCGCCTCGTGCGCCGCCGCCTCGCGCTGTCCGGCGCTGGCACCGACCAAGCCCCGCGCCGCCTCGCGTCGACCCCAGCCGCCGCGGGCGAGGGCCCCTCCGGCTCCGCCCCCGCGGCAGCCGCCACCGAGGACCCGGTCCTCGTCCGCGTCGCCGACGACGGCGTGCCGCTCGAGGGCGTCATCCAGATTGAGAAGCCCGGGGATGCGGGCACCGAGTCCAAGCTCGTCTCCTACGCGTACCTACCTTATCCTGTCACACGCCACGCGCCCTTCCCATTCTCGTGGCCTCATTGCTTCGACCCTGTTCGCTGATTCCTGCTCCGCGTTCGTTCGCAGGAAGCTGGGTCTTCTGGCCGGCGGGGACGTGTTCTGCCTGCTGCTGTTCTCCGCGATTGGGAGGTTCAGCCATGGCCTTCCCGTCCTCGACGCCGAGACGTTCAAGACGGCTGACCCCTTCATTGCTGGTTAGGGAAAATCCGAAATGGGGCCTTTTCATGGTTGCTGTACATCTGGCGCGCGAATGGATGGTTATGGTTTGCTCAGGGATTTGGGTCTTCTGCAGGGTGGCTGCTGAGCGCCTACCTCCTTGGTGGATTTGGCGATGATGCGAAAGGGCGCAATGGCGTGGGAAATGCTGTTATCACTGCAGCTAAATCATGGGCTCTTGGGATACCGGTAATTATCAATTCTGTAATTCTACGGTTCCAAGCATGTGCCATGATGAAATGTTATCTTGATGCTTGTTTTTTTTATCCAAGGTCAATAATGTTTTTGTAAGCTGAGCCTTTCTGAAGTTTTCCACCCGTGTAACACCATCTGCTGTCATCCGTCATTGTTGTCTGTTGCTTGCATGAGTGCATTTGTCTTTGAGTTGTACATTACAAACTACAGTTATTTCTGCGTCTCATATATTCGTGCAATTATTTgatcta harbors:
- the LOC136519158 gene encoding uncharacterized protein; the protein is MLLVSQAANGSLSARRLPSKPPGPSTTNPYPLFANPRLVRRRLALSGAGTDQAPRRLASTPAAAGEGPSGSAPAAAATEDPVLVRVADDGVPLEGVIQIEKPGDAGTESKLVSYAKLGLLAGGDVFCLLLFSAIGRFSHGLPVLDAETFKTADPFIAGWLLSAYLLGGFGDDAKGRNGVGNAVITAAKSWALGIPLGLAIRAVTSGHLPPTPFILVTMGSTGVLLTAWRALVSQLLSNQQKQQDDVYRRGSPFELFELLTSLVRRW